From the genome of Aphelocoma coerulescens isolate FSJ_1873_10779 chromosome 26, UR_Acoe_1.0, whole genome shotgun sequence, one region includes:
- the FANCE gene encoding Fanconi anemia group E protein codes for MEPRCPPWLQSCPRPCRLLLHALSSGPAGAMAALRVLQRGQPREGPGQAFPWQALTAAVCAEEPALEGPQDTLAVKPRLLLLPILCQRNLLSLLLVVRDVVPGDCLDQLLQALEQDSHVDPWVQTLGDLLRQGPRVEEGFPSPLSSACQQQLRDLCQKIGQKKPEGQRKLNWCFSKQPDAPDSVPQGAKRKKVLEESLDLDSEREGKRLLLEEVAFEPLGPQECEDMAGVEEEVPQEPSGGTSAQSTDQAAPDSSQQDAVGELRKISQTELAAEVQSFVQMHGQRLKMLLLQESSHSELRTPPELSILNNCSPSQLQGLCSFLQLSTCPEPFLVCFCSWLLALTPDLSYTSAAVLAEQLFLRRVLSLTQPPSRHLMAALASFCSKYSHPFCHVLVAAVLQEPGEGAEQTKLMCELVEECLEPHSVQLVLSQVLEVPLSEKLLPVLQAVLGRQEVLPPELLDLLVLTLCQQAPAFATSLNYAKLVTAVLTAYQSQVTPAHRSSLAAVLHRSNAALKKSLQAVLEGAR; via the exons ATGGAGCCGCGGTGCCCGccctggctgcagagctgcccccgGCCGTGCCGCCTCCTGCTCCACGCTCTGTCCTCGGGCCCCGCCGGGGCGATGGCCGCGCTGCGGGTGCTGCAGCGGGGCCAGCCCCGCGAGGGACCGGGGCAGGCGTTCCCCTGGCAGGCTCTCACCGCAGCCGTGTGCGCCGAGGAGCCCGCGCTGGAGGGGCCGCAGGACACCCTGGCTGT CAAGCcacggctgctgctgctgcccatttTGTGCCAGAGAaacctcctctccctgctcctcgtGGTGCGGGATGTGGTGCCGGGGGACTGCCTGGACCAGCTGCTCCAGGCCTTGGAGCAAGATTCCCACGTGGATCCCTGGGTGCAGACACTGGGGGATCTGCTCCGGCAGGGACCAAGGGTAGAGGAGGGCTTCCCATCTCCCCTGTCTTCTGCGTGTCAGCAGCAGCTTAGGGACCTGTGCCAGAAAATTGGCCAGAAGAAACCAGAGGGGCAAAGAAAACTGAACTGGTGCTTCAGCAAGCAGCCTGATGCCCCTGATTCTGTGCCTCAAGGTGCGAAGCGCAAGAAAGTGTTGGAGGAGAGCCTGGACTTGGACAGTGAGAGAGAGGGGAAGAGGTTGTTGCTGGAGGAGGTGGCATTTGAGCCCCTGGGGCCCCAGGAATGTGAGGATATGGCAGGGGTAGAAGAGGAGGTGCCCCAGGAGCCTTCAGGGGGCACATCTGCTCAGAGCACAGATCAGGCTGCTCCggacagctcccagcaggatgcAGTTGGGGAGCTCAGGAAGATTTCCCagacagagctggcagcagaggTCCAGTCCTTTGTCCAG ATGCATGGACAGAGgctgaaaatgctgctgctgcaggagtccAGT CACTCGGAGCTGCGCACCCCACCCGAGCTGAGCATCCTGAACaactgctcccccagccag ctccaggggctgtgCTCCTTCCTCCAGCTCTCCACGTGCCCCGAGCCATTCCTGGTGTgtttctgcagctggctgctggcTCTGACCCCTGACCTCAGCTACACCAGTGCAGCTGtcctggcagagcagctcttcCTCAGGCGA GTCCTGTCCCTCACCCAGCCGCCTTCCCGACACCTCATGGCTGCCCTTGCTTCGTTTTGCTCCAAGTATTCCCATCCCTTCTGCCATGTGCTGgtggctgcagtgctgcaggagccaGGGGAAG GTGCTGAGCAGACCAAGCTGATGTGTGAGCTGGTGGAGGAGTGCCTGGAGccacactctgtgcagctggtGCTAAG CCAAGTCTTGGAGGTGCCTTTGTCAGAGAAACTCCTGCCAGTACTGCAGGCCGTGCTGGGGCGGCAG GAGGTGCTGCCCCCTGAGCTCTTGGATCTCCTGGTCCTGACTCTGTGCCAGCAGGCCCCAGCCTTTGCCACGTCACTCAACTACGCCAAGCTGGTGACGGCCGTGCTCACGGCGTATCAGAGCCAG GTCACCCCAGCTCACCGGAGCAGTCTGGCTGCAGTCCTGCATCGGAGCAACGCGGCGCTGAAGAAGTCGCTGCAGGCTGTGCTGGAAGGGGCCAGGTGA
- the LOC138098879 gene encoding probable E3 ubiquitin-protein ligase makorin-1, with protein MEPGSMMASGPLGAGGSCLRPLCRNFARGSCRWGQSCRFSHDRKSAQVCRYFQRGFCRYGEQCSYQHVQEEPAPVGTQYGLVPHHHWGLEPDTEPTAMERDQRGAQYTSVHPAHSVTRVAFKFPKVGVEVEEKDKKNIPALGFQPQGPALDPDSSDPREAVVETATWTDPAKVPAEPALVTTAALRAQSEAVVCGICMDRVYEKPLPEEQFFGILPNCSHAYCVGCIRKWRRSRDFQSTVIKACPECRITSSYYIPHKYWISDVGEKEKLIRTFKARTGKIRCKFFIRGHCPFRSECIYLHELPARRLLRHRRQRPRMPAVFIPSSSESSDEEDEEFCTLEWALTLAMLETEFHYSNSGHEMLLIDFSDSD; from the exons atggagccaggctcgaTGATGGCATCTGGGCCGTTAGGGGCCGGGGGAAGCTGCCTGAGACCCCTGTGCAG GAATTTTGCCCGTGGATCCTGTCGGTGGGGCCAGAGCTGCCGCTTCTCACATGACAGAAAATCAGCCCAGGTGTGCAGGTACTTCCAGCGTGGGTTTTGCCGTTACGGAGAGCAGTGCAG CTATCAGCATGTCCAGGAGGAGCCAGCACCAGTAGGGACACAGTATGGTCTGGTGCCCCACCACCACTGGGGCCTGGAGCCTGACACTGAGCCCACAGCCATGGAGCGGGACCAGCGAGGAGCCCAGTACACCTCGGTCCACCCTGCCCACAGCGTGACACGTGTGGCCTTCAAATTCCCAAAAGTGGGGGTTGAAGTGGAAGAGAAAGACAAGAAGAACATCCCAGCACTTG GCTTCCAACCACAAGGGCCAGCACTGGATCCAGACTCCTCTGACCCCAGAGAGGCAGTTGTGGAGACGGCAACATGGACTGACCCTGCAAAG gtccctgcagagccagccctggtCACCACCGCAGCACTGAGAGCCCAGAGCGAGGCCGTGGTGTGTGGCATCTGCATGGACAGGGTGTATGAGAAGCCGCTGCCAGAGGAGCAGTTCTTCGGGATCCTCCCGAACTGCAGCCACGCGTACTGCGTGGGGTGCATCCGCAAGTGGCGGCGCAGCCGGGACTTCCAAAGCACGGTCATAAa AGCCTGCCCAGAGTGCCGGATCACCTCCAGTTACTACATCCCCCACAAATACTGGATCTCAGACGTGGGTGAGAAGGAGAAGCTCATCAGAACCTTCAAGGCACGGACAGG GAAAATCAGGTGCAAATTCTTCATCCGTGGCCACTGCCCTTTCAGATCAGAGTGCATCTACCTGCACGAGCTGCCTGCCCGCCGGCTGCTGCGGCACAGGCGGCAGCGGCCGAGGATGCCCGCT GTGTTCATCCCTTCTTCCTCTGAGAGCTCtgatgaggaggatgaagagttCTGCACACTCGAGTGGGCCCTTACCCTGGCCATGCTGGAGACAGAATTTCACTACTCCAATTCTGGCCACGAGATGCTTCTCATTGACTTCAGCGATTCCGACTGA